The Liquorilactobacillus nagelii DSM 13675 DNA window TCATTTCTCCAAGCGGCAAAGTTGTTTTTGGTATCCCCGTGGTAGTTGTATCGGACGAAACTCTAGGTGCTGCTGGAGAAGCTCATGCTTTCTTAGGTGACATCAAGCGTGCAGTGTTATTTGCTAACCGAGCTGATTTCATGATTCGTTGGGTTGACGATAATATTTACGGTCAATATTTGCAAGCTGGCATGCGTTTTGGAGTTGCAAAAGCAGATGAAAAAGCTGGCTATTTCTTAACTTACTCAAAATCCTAACGCCTGACGGTATCACTTTATCACAAAAGACAATGAGCGGTACTGTTGGAACTACTAAACAGGTAACCCGCTACACTGACACCTGATGGCGCTTCGGGAGATATAGCAGCAACATCTAGTGATACATCAATTGCTACCGTTGCTAAAAACAGTGATGGCAGTTTCACAGTTAGTTTGGTTGCGGCTGGTTCAGCAACAATCACGTTTGCTGCTGGCGATGTAACAAGCACATTAGCTGTCACTGTTAGTGCTGCTAGTTAGGGGGAATTTAAATGTCCCTTTTGACAGATGACCAGTTTGCAACCTTAAAACTTTATTGCAAAATAGACCAGGATTTTGATGATGACGTTTTAAAAAATCTAGTCGATTCAACGGGGTTAGAAATTGCAAGAGCGATTCAGGCAGACTCGGCTCCAGCAACTTTCATTAATGATCCTCGGTTTTTAATTGCATTGATGAAACAAGTCAAAGAAGATTACTACCAGCGTGGTTTAACGTCTGACAGTAGCTATCGAGCTGAACTTGCAAATGGAGTTGAAGACATTGTTAATCAAATGCGCGCAGAATTGAGTGATGACGATGAAGCTAACTAATATGACTGAAAGAATTACTTTTTTCAGTCTAAAGCCAGGTGTAATAAACGGAGTCCCGACTAATAATGTTAAAACAGATGAATTTACCTGTTGGGCGGAGGTTGCTAAGCTACCATACCGTGAATTTGTCAATAGCTCAACAGAGGTTGGTTATCGGAAAGAAACGCCTGTTTTTATCATAGCTTTTAAGCAAAAAAAAGAGATTCAAACAAATTGGCGAATACGTTGGAGAAATAAGGAATACGAAATCATTTCGATGGATCCAGACTATAAGACAAAAGATACGAATCAGATTGCGGGGAGAGTGATTAAATCATGAGCATTACTGGTGAAGCTGAAATGCTTCTTGCTGTTACTCAATTAACCGAGGGATATGATAGACGGGCCCGCAAAGCAGTTCGAAGTGGTGCCCAAATGTTTGCAGAAAAACTAAAAGCAGATACTCCAGTTTCTGAGGAAGATCATAGTGGACTAGGTCCATTAGCTGATCATATCAAAACCGGAAGTGTTTCAATTAAAACAGGTGATTATTCTGTGGACATTGGGTATGACACTGCTAAAGGTCGGATTGCTCACTTTCCTAACAGCGGAACGTCTAAACAGTCGCCACAGCATTTTATTGAAAAAACACAAAGCGAGATGCGAGAACCTGTTCTTGCTGAATTCATTAAAGATTTGAAGGTGAATTAATGTCTTTGCCGGAAAGTATTATTTACAATTTATTGGCTAACAACCAACAAATTGTAAATTTATTAAATGATATCAGAGGTGAACCAACGGATTTTCCTTATATTTTTATAGGGCAACCCAACGATACATTTACAATCTCAGATAATGCACCTTGGATAAGGATCACTCTAATACCCGATGATACAGCGTTGTATGCTGACGATGAACGGGTTATGCAGAAATATCGTGTCCAAGTAGACTTTTGGATTAATAAAACGGATTTGACTAACTTAGAAAAATTAGAGAGCTTAATTTATGAAATCCTTCATATTAATGGGATTGAGAGATATTATCGTAACCATGAACCAGACGCAGATATCGAAACATTAGAAATGGTTCAAGGAAATTTTGAAGGCTTTGCTTAAAGCCTATTTTTTATGCACAAAATCAAGGAGGAAACACAATGGGATTAGTAAAATTTGGTGCTAGCAATTTTGAGTATGGTGTCGTTGATGACACTACCAGTTTAGTTGCTACACCACGAAAAGTTCCAGGACTTTCAAGCGTGAAAGTCGATTTAACTAATGATTTAAAAAAGATTGCTGCTGATGATGGTCCTTATGCAGTTTTATCAGGTGGAATCACTGAAGCAAAAGAAACGATTGAGTTATATGACGTTGATTCTCAGATGAAGCAAGATTTATTCGGGATCAAGGTGGTGAAAGGCGTTGAAGTTTATCCTAAGGATATGATAGCAGCTAATGTTGCTACTTTATTTAAGACAAAATTGTCAAACGGTAAAAACTGCTGGGTAGCCTTACTTAAAGGAATGTTTTCTTTACCAAGCGTAGATACTAAGACTGTCGATGGAACTCCAGATCCAAATGCCGATTCAATTGAAGGAGAATTCATGCCTCGAGGTGATCAAGAAAATGTTGTTTTGATTGGTCGAGAAGATAATTCTGATTTTGATTTGACACAATTTAGAAAATGGGTATTCCCATCTGAAGCTGGTGATTTATTGATTAGTGCTACAAATGGTGGAAATACTGGCTCGTAAGGCGAATTCTAGAGTCTAGTTCGCTTTAAATTAATAGAGTCGCCTATGAAATACACAATAAACACGCAATGTGTTGGCGGCTAATATCAGGAGGAAATTATGGCTTACGAAATAGAATTAGATGTTGGTGGAGAAAAGAAGAAATTTGTTCGAAATGAACCACCGATGTTACGAGAAATGACAAAAGCTCTGATAGTTCAGCAACAACAATTAAAAATGTATTCAA harbors:
- a CDS encoding major tail protein — encoded protein: MGLVKFGASNFEYGVVDDTTSLVATPRKVPGLSSVKVDLTNDLKKIAADDGPYAVLSGGITEAKETIELYDVDSQMKQDLFGIKVVKGVEVYPKDMIAANVATLFKTKLSNGKNCWVALLKGMFSLPSVDTKTVDGTPDPNADSIEGEFMPRGDQENVVLIGREDNSDFDLTQFRKWVFPSEAGDLLISATNGGNTGS
- a CDS encoding head-tail adaptor protein, which codes for MTERITFFSLKPGVINGVPTNNVKTDEFTCWAEVAKLPYREFVNSSTEVGYRKETPVFIIAFKQKKEIQTNWRIRWRNKEYEIISMDPDYKTKDTNQIAGRVIKS
- a CDS encoding HK97-gp10 family putative phage morphogenesis protein codes for the protein MSITGEAEMLLAVTQLTEGYDRRARKAVRSGAQMFAEKLKADTPVSEEDHSGLGPLADHIKTGSVSIKTGDYSVDIGYDTAKGRIAHFPNSGTSKQSPQHFIEKTQSEMREPVLAEFIKDLKVN
- a CDS encoding head-tail connector protein, translating into MSLLTDDQFATLKLYCKIDQDFDDDVLKNLVDSTGLEIARAIQADSAPATFINDPRFLIALMKQVKEDYYQRGLTSDSSYRAELANGVEDIVNQMRAELSDDDEAN